The following proteins are encoded in a genomic region of Bacillus sp. FJAT-22090:
- a CDS encoding ABC transporter permease: MRTIALIKRICIQMVRDKRTLALMMIAPLVILTLLHYLLSADTTVPRLGVHGAEEALIEQLKGKEIVVIPNENLKNTEQVIKKDQLDGVLHIEEDKLSLTLTNDEPSTSKVLQSKVMQAISSENAKKQATNLTKVFADIQDKLPNVQVNQLSTPEINTYYIYGNSETTFFDQLSPILVGFFVFFFVFLISGIGLLRERTTGTLERLLATPIQRRDIVFGYLIGYGLFAIIQTLIVVFYAVKVLDILIVGSLWNVVLINLSLALVALLLGILLSAFANSEFQMMQFIPIAIVPQVFFAGILPIEGMAEWMQIIAKFMPMYYGGNALVDVMYKGFGIDSIKNELFILLGFALIFVILNILALKKYRKI; this comes from the coding sequence ATGAGAACAATCGCCTTAATTAAAAGAATTTGTATCCAAATGGTACGAGATAAACGAACACTCGCTTTGATGATGATTGCGCCTCTAGTCATTTTAACTTTGCTTCATTATTTACTATCTGCTGATACAACAGTTCCTCGCCTAGGAGTACATGGTGCAGAAGAAGCTTTAATAGAACAATTAAAAGGCAAAGAAATTGTAGTAATACCAAATGAAAATCTAAAAAATACGGAACAAGTTATAAAAAAAGATCAATTAGATGGAGTCCTTCATATAGAAGAGGATAAACTGAGTTTAACACTTACTAACGATGAGCCTTCTACATCGAAGGTGTTACAATCAAAAGTCATGCAAGCCATCTCCAGTGAAAATGCAAAGAAGCAAGCAACTAATTTAACCAAAGTGTTTGCAGATATTCAAGATAAACTGCCGAATGTTCAAGTGAACCAACTAAGTACCCCAGAAATCAATACTTATTATATTTACGGAAATAGCGAAACAACCTTTTTTGATCAGTTAAGTCCTATTCTTGTTGGCTTCTTTGTATTCTTTTTCGTCTTTCTCATTTCAGGAATAGGATTATTGCGGGAACGAACAACAGGCACGTTGGAACGTTTATTAGCGACTCCAATCCAAAGAAGGGATATCGTTTTTGGTTATTTAATTGGTTACGGACTCTTTGCCATCATTCAAACCCTTATCGTTGTTTTTTATGCAGTAAAGGTTTTAGATATTTTAATCGTTGGTTCTCTTTGGAATGTTGTTCTCATTAATCTATCTCTTGCACTAGTTGCATTGTTACTTGGAATTCTCTTATCGGCTTTTGCAAACTCTGAGTTTCAAATGATGCAATTTATACCAATTGCGATTGTTCCACAAGTATTCTTCGCAGGTATTCTCCCTATAGAGGGAATGGCAGAATGGATGCAAATTATTGCGAAATTTATGCCGATGTACTATGGTGGAAATGCATTAGTAGACGTTATGTATAAGGGATTCGGAATAGATAGTATTAAAAATGAACTCTTTATTTTGTTAGGGTTTGCACTGATTTTTGTTATTTTAAATATATTAGCCTTAAAGAAATATCGAAAAATCTAG
- a CDS encoding CapA family protein, which produces MIEREVMNIKILVSFLLLFVSVLSYFNMQITEPFDEEFHGKQFSTFYVDYEEKRMEIGMIGDILLHLPLYNYASFLPSFEPVREELESLDLLLANQESIPAGPEFGLSGYPNFSSPTHIIRDLKEVGVDMISMANNHTLDQGEAGVLSAIRHMKKYSMLYMGAYESIEDSQTDRILEVENIHFGLLNYTYGMNGYNTPTGKDYLVNRIDADRIIKEIQVLKDKVDFVIVSIHWGSEYELEANDQQKQLAHALAEAGADIIFGHHPHVIQPYEEIATKDGHTTHVFYSLGNFFSAQSFDFTNIGGIAKVSVLKKTINGKEVLKLEDPSFKATAVIKENPYKVYPLEEVESKVNQTNEWVQEHLFNFKD; this is translated from the coding sequence ATGATTGAAAGAGAGGTGATGAACATTAAAATTCTAGTTTCATTTTTATTATTATTTGTTTCGGTCTTATCGTATTTTAATATGCAAATTACAGAACCATTCGATGAAGAGTTCCACGGGAAACAATTTTCGACATTTTACGTGGATTATGAAGAAAAAAGAATGGAGATTGGTATGATTGGAGATATTTTATTGCATCTTCCTTTATATAATTACGCTAGTTTTCTACCTTCATTTGAGCCAGTAAGAGAAGAATTGGAATCCCTAGATTTATTATTGGCTAATCAAGAATCGATTCCCGCAGGTCCTGAGTTTGGATTATCAGGTTATCCTAATTTCTCAAGTCCAACACATATTATTAGAGATTTGAAAGAGGTGGGAGTTGATATGATATCAATGGCCAATAATCATACGCTAGATCAAGGGGAAGCAGGTGTTTTATCTGCTATACGTCATATGAAAAAATACAGCATGCTCTATATGGGTGCATATGAATCTATAGAGGATTCACAGACTGACCGTATTTTAGAAGTAGAAAATATCCATTTTGGTCTTCTCAATTATACATATGGTATGAATGGCTACAATACACCAACTGGTAAAGATTATTTAGTTAATAGAATAGATGCTGATCGTATTATAAAAGAGATCCAAGTTCTAAAAGATAAAGTGGACTTTGTTATTGTAAGTATTCATTGGGGATCAGAGTATGAACTTGAAGCTAATGATCAGCAAAAGCAACTTGCGCATGCCCTGGCAGAAGCGGGAGCCGATATTATTTTCGGACATCATCCTCATGTTATTCAGCCATATGAAGAAATTGCTACGAAAGACGGTCACACTACGCATGTTTTTTATTCTTTAGGAAATTTCTTTTCTGCTCAAAGTTTTGATTTCACAAATATTGGGGGAATTGCAAAGGTTAGTGTATTGAAGAAAACCATCAACGGAAAAGAAGTGCTGAAATTGGAGGATCCTTCCTTTAAAGCTACTGCAGTTATAAAGGAAAATCCCTATAAAGTATATCCACTTGAAGAGGTAGAATCTAAGGTCAACCAAACCAATGAATGGGTTCAAGAGCATCTATTTAATTTTAAAGATTAA
- a CDS encoding ABC transporter ATP-binding protein has translation MSSTILLNQVSKSFGKKTVLNKVSISVHSGEIFGLIGPSGSGKTTLVKMIVGMDQPTNGEIHVLDTPVPHLYLSQKIGYMAQSDALYNDLTGRENLSFFASLYKLNKKIQKERIAYAAYLVGLTSHLSKRVQNYSGGMKRRLSLAIALIHDPELLILDEPTVGIDPKLRKSIWEEINRLKMEGKTILITTHVMDEAEKCDKLAMVRDGEIISSGSPLELKNQYQISSLEEVFLLAGGEKDENNRLN, from the coding sequence ATGTCATCCACCATTCTTTTGAATCAAGTTAGTAAAAGTTTTGGAAAGAAAACAGTTTTAAATAAAGTAAGTATTTCCGTTCATTCTGGAGAAATATTTGGTTTAATCGGACCATCTGGTTCAGGAAAAACTACTTTAGTCAAAATGATTGTTGGTATGGACCAACCTACCAATGGGGAAATACATGTATTGGATACACCAGTTCCTCATTTATACCTATCCCAGAAAATTGGCTATATGGCTCAATCAGATGCTTTATACAATGACTTAACAGGTCGAGAAAACCTATCCTTTTTTGCATCTCTTTACAAATTGAACAAGAAAATTCAAAAGGAACGTATTGCTTACGCAGCCTATTTAGTTGGTCTTACTTCCCATTTATCTAAAAGAGTTCAGAATTATTCAGGTGGTATGAAGCGAAGATTATCTTTAGCCATTGCATTAATACACGACCCAGAACTATTAATATTAGATGAGCCGACCGTCGGAATCGATCCTAAGCTTAGAAAGTCCATTTGGGAGGAGATTAACCGTTTAAAAATGGAAGGTAAAACAATTTTAATAACTACACATGTGATGGATGAAGCAGAAAAATGCGACAAACTGGCCATGGTTAGAGATGGGGAAATAATTTCGAGTGGTTCTCCATTAGAACTGAAAAACCAATACCAAATTAGTAGTCTTGAAGAGGTATTTTTACTAGCTGGAGGTGAAAAAGATGAGAACAATCGCCTTAATTAA